The following are encoded together in the Streptomyces sp. NBC_01465 genome:
- a CDS encoding DUF4232 domain-containing protein gives MNTQTVRVGPVRRGLRATFTGAAVVAALLAATACDPSDGDSAAAAPSKSASSAAKPSKSAEPSGDSSTGSGQDGGPTGSGTGSGTPDCRSIDLTTDVELQDAAGETPRHFLLTVTNGLRTRCALNDAPILRLGAGNTADIVETLGEPDSEPVIVEGGGKAYAGLYIFGNDEGGEAEYDQSDRFTATLVAHDGTEWGGTLIFDLPGKLKSVSYDKAARVNGWAGTEGLAMRPITML, from the coding sequence ATGAACACGCAGACAGTCAGGGTCGGTCCAGTACGTCGAGGCCTCCGCGCCACCTTCACGGGAGCGGCCGTGGTGGCAGCCCTGCTGGCAGCCACCGCTTGCGATCCTTCCGACGGGGACAGCGCGGCCGCCGCGCCCTCCAAGTCCGCGTCGTCCGCCGCGAAGCCGTCGAAGAGCGCCGAGCCCTCTGGCGACTCCAGCACCGGTTCCGGTCAGGACGGCGGCCCTACGGGCAGCGGCACCGGCTCCGGCACCCCGGACTGCAGGTCCATCGACCTCACCACCGACGTCGAGCTCCAGGACGCGGCGGGCGAGACTCCCCGGCACTTCCTGCTCACCGTCACCAACGGCCTGCGGACGCGGTGCGCCCTCAACGATGCGCCGATCCTGCGGCTCGGGGCCGGCAACACCGCTGACATCGTCGAGACGCTCGGAGAGCCGGACTCCGAACCCGTCATCGTCGAAGGAGGCGGCAAGGCGTACGCCGGTCTGTACATCTTCGGCAACGACGAAGGTGGCGAGGCGGAGTACGACCAGTCGGACCGGTTCACCGCGACTCTGGTCGCCCACGACGGCACCGAGTGGGGCGGCACCCTCATCTTCGACCTGCCCGGCAAGCTCAAGTCCGTCTCGTACGACAAGGCGGCACGCGTGAACGGATGGGCCGGTACCGAAGGCCTGGCCATGCGACCGATCACCATGCTCTGA
- a CDS encoding NUDIX hydrolase produces the protein MRLRVSAYAVAVVGEQILLTRLADSSPVFEPGLWHLPGGGIDPGEQPYEALERELMEETGLEVEEARLVESRAYSAHRLGVSWQLVGLFYRVRLRAGAPAVVKADDSTSAVAWMDMAGLRSSMLSPAAIDGLALARDAGP, from the coding sequence ATGCGGTTGCGCGTGTCGGCGTACGCCGTTGCCGTAGTGGGTGAGCAGATCCTGCTCACCCGACTCGCGGACAGCTCACCGGTGTTCGAGCCCGGGCTCTGGCATCTGCCCGGCGGTGGCATCGACCCCGGCGAGCAGCCGTACGAGGCGCTGGAGCGGGAGCTGATGGAGGAGACCGGGCTCGAGGTGGAGGAGGCCCGGCTCGTGGAGTCGCGGGCGTACTCCGCTCATCGGCTCGGTGTCAGCTGGCAGTTGGTCGGGCTCTTCTACCGGGTTCGGCTCAGGGCCGGGGCGCCCGCCGTCGTCAAGGCTGACGATTCCACTTCGGCTGTTGCGTGGATGGACATGGCCGGCCTGCGGAGCTCCATGCTCTCGCCGGCCGCGATCGACGGGCTGGCGTTGGCGAGGGACGCCGGGCCGTGA
- a CDS encoding class II aldolase/adducin family protein, translating to MAVTPEADEVGLDLPELPIAAGSFEAERLERKRQLALALRIFGRYGYDEGIAGHVTARDPEFPERFWVNPYAVHFSRIRVSDLLLIDEAGHVVEGERRTNKAAFWIHSAIHRARPDVVAVAHAHTIHGRAFASLDQLLAPIVQESCAFYDDHVLFDEYRGLVVEEGEGVRIADRLGSRRGAILRHHGLLTVGRSVAEAAWWFVTMDRACQMQLLAEAAGSPRRMSDEEAGLAHRQFGNANMARHNFQILGDLVREREPDVLD from the coding sequence GTGGCTGTGACGCCGGAGGCCGATGAGGTCGGGCTCGATCTTCCTGAACTGCCCATCGCTGCAGGCTCGTTCGAGGCCGAGCGCCTGGAGCGCAAGCGTCAGCTCGCGCTCGCCCTGCGGATCTTCGGGCGCTACGGCTACGACGAGGGCATCGCCGGGCATGTGACGGCCAGGGACCCGGAGTTCCCGGAGCGGTTCTGGGTGAATCCGTACGCCGTCCACTTCTCCCGCATCCGGGTCAGCGATCTGCTGCTGATCGATGAGGCGGGCCACGTGGTGGAGGGGGAGCGGCGTACGAACAAGGCCGCCTTCTGGATCCACTCCGCGATCCACCGCGCCCGGCCCGACGTCGTCGCCGTGGCCCACGCCCACACGATCCACGGGCGGGCCTTCGCCTCGCTCGACCAGCTCCTCGCGCCGATCGTCCAGGAGTCCTGTGCCTTCTACGACGATCATGTGCTGTTCGACGAGTACCGCGGGCTGGTGGTCGAGGAGGGGGAGGGCGTACGGATTGCGGATCGACTGGGCAGCCGGCGGGGCGCCATCCTGCGCCACCACGGGCTGCTCACCGTGGGGCGGTCCGTGGCGGAGGCGGCGTGGTGGTTCGTGACCATGGACCGGGCATGCCAGATGCAGTTGCTGGCCGAGGCGGCGGGGAGTCCGCGGCGGATGAGCGACGAGGAGGCCGGGCTGGCTCATCGGCAGTTCGGGAACGCGAACATGGCGCGTCATAACTTCCAGATCCTTGGGGATCTCGTGCGTGAGCGTGAGCCTGACGTTCTGGACTGA
- a CDS encoding TIGR03084 family metal-binding protein → MSDAAAVSVLDDLRDEGVELDLLVAGLTERDWALDTPAAGWTISHQIAHLAWTDAASLLAATDADAFAGEVEKALAAPESFVDEGAEAGALLPVGELLSWWRDGREQLQVALREAPVGVRFPWYGPPMSVASMATGRLMETWAHGQDIADAVGVPREPTARLRHVARIGVRARDFAFGVRGLSAPGEEFRVELVGPGGELWAYGPEGAGQRVSGPALDFCLLVTQRAHRHDLALRAEGADADQWLDIAQAFAGPAGAGRAPKTQGA, encoded by the coding sequence GTGTCCGATGCAGCAGCCGTATCCGTACTTGATGACCTGAGGGACGAAGGGGTCGAACTCGACCTGCTGGTCGCCGGGTTGACCGAGCGGGACTGGGCGTTGGACACGCCTGCCGCCGGGTGGACCATCTCTCACCAGATCGCCCATCTCGCCTGGACCGACGCCGCCTCGCTGCTGGCCGCGACCGACGCCGATGCCTTTGCGGGGGAGGTCGAGAAGGCGCTTGCCGCGCCTGAGTCCTTCGTGGACGAGGGGGCCGAGGCAGGGGCCCTGCTGCCGGTCGGTGAGTTGCTGTCATGGTGGCGTGACGGGCGGGAGCAGCTTCAAGTCGCCTTGCGAGAGGCTCCTGTTGGGGTGAGGTTTCCCTGGTACGGGCCGCCGATGAGTGTCGCCTCCATGGCCACCGGGCGGCTCATGGAGACCTGGGCCCACGGGCAGGACATCGCCGATGCGGTGGGTGTGCCGAGGGAGCCGACCGCCCGGCTGCGGCATGTGGCGCGGATCGGGGTGCGGGCTCGGGACTTTGCCTTTGGGGTGCGGGGGTTGAGTGCGCCGGGGGAGGAGTTTCGCGTTGAACTGGTCGGGCCCGGCGGGGAGTTGTGGGCCTACGGGCCTGAGGGGGCCGGCCAGCGGGTGAGTGGGCCCGCCCTTGATTTCTGTCTGCTGGTGACCCAGCGCGCGCATCGCCATGACCTGGCGCTGCGCGCCGAGGGCGCCGACGCCGACCAGTGGCTCGACATCGCGCAGGCCTTCGCCGGGCCCGCGGGGGCCGGGCGCGCGCCCAAGACCCAGGGGGCGTAG
- a CDS encoding acyclic terpene utilization AtuA family protein, translating to MVLRIGNASGFYGDRFDAMQEMLTGGPLDVLTGDYLAELTMLILGRDRLKDPRTGYAKTFLRQMEEGLGLAQERGVRIVANAGGLNPTGLADAVRELSARVGVPVRVGWVEGDEFALPDGALTANAYLGGGGIAACLRGGAEVVVTGRVTDAALVSGPAAWHFGWGPEDFDQLAGAVVAGHVLECGTQATGGNYSFFAGHDVRRPGFPLAEVHGDGSCVITKHPGTGGVVDVGTVTAQLLYETGGARYAGPDVTARLDTVRLEADGVDRVRISGVRGEAPPPQLKAGITRIGGWRNEVVFVLTGLEVERKAELVRAQVEDAFGSKGPADVKWELVRTDRADADSEECASALLRLVVRDADAEAVGRVVSGAAIELALGSYPGFHVTAPPGKGAPYGVFSAVGVERGDVASVAVLPDGERVLVPSDGVRTRGLEGVEEPALPEWVGDGPTRRVPLGTVVGARSGDKGGDVNVGVWVRGDAEWGWLVHSLTVERFCELLPEVGGLKVVRHVLPNLRALNFVVEGLLGEGVASQARFDPQGKGMGEWLRSRVVEVPVALVGAG from the coding sequence GTGGTGCTGCGGATCGGGAACGCGTCCGGGTTCTACGGGGATCGCTTCGACGCCATGCAGGAGATGCTCACCGGGGGGCCGTTGGATGTGCTCACCGGGGACTATCTCGCCGAGCTGACCATGCTGATTCTGGGGCGTGACCGGCTGAAGGATCCCCGGACCGGGTACGCCAAGACCTTTCTGCGGCAGATGGAGGAAGGGCTCGGGCTCGCGCAGGAACGGGGCGTGCGGATCGTCGCCAACGCGGGCGGGCTCAATCCGACTGGACTCGCCGATGCGGTACGGGAGTTGAGTGCTCGGGTCGGGGTTCCTGTGCGGGTCGGGTGGGTTGAGGGCGATGAGTTTGCACTGCCGGACGGGGCGTTGACCGCCAACGCGTATCTCGGCGGGGGCGGCATTGCTGCGTGTCTGCGGGGCGGCGCCGAGGTGGTCGTCACCGGGCGTGTGACCGATGCGGCTCTGGTGAGCGGGCCTGCTGCCTGGCACTTCGGGTGGGGACCTGAGGATTTTGATCAGCTGGCGGGGGCTGTTGTCGCCGGGCACGTGCTGGAGTGCGGGACCCAGGCCACTGGGGGGAATTACTCGTTCTTCGCTGGGCATGACGTGCGGCGGCCCGGGTTTCCTCTGGCTGAGGTGCATGGGGACGGCTCTTGCGTCATTACCAAGCATCCCGGCACGGGGGGTGTTGTTGATGTGGGGACCGTTACCGCTCAGCTTCTGTACGAGACCGGGGGCGCGCGGTACGCCGGGCCCGACGTGACCGCTCGGCTCGACACCGTGCGGCTGGAGGCCGACGGGGTCGACCGGGTCCGGATATCCGGGGTGCGCGGTGAGGCGCCGCCGCCTCAGTTGAAGGCGGGGATCACCCGGATCGGGGGGTGGCGCAACGAGGTTGTGTTCGTGCTGACCGGGCTTGAGGTGGAGCGCAAGGCGGAGTTGGTGCGGGCGCAGGTCGAGGACGCCTTCGGCTCCAAGGGGCCTGCGGACGTGAAGTGGGAGCTCGTACGGACCGATCGGGCCGACGCCGACAGTGAGGAGTGCGCCAGTGCGCTGCTGCGGCTGGTGGTGCGGGATGCCGATGCGGAGGCCGTGGGGCGGGTGGTGAGCGGGGCTGCGATCGAGCTCGCGCTGGGGAGTTACCCCGGGTTCCATGTGACGGCTCCGCCGGGGAAGGGGGCTCCTTACGGGGTCTTCTCGGCGGTGGGGGTTGAGCGGGGTGATGTGGCTTCTGTTGCCGTACTGCCTGATGGCGAGCGGGTGTTGGTGCCCTCCGATGGTGTACGGACTCGGGGGCTGGAGGGCGTTGAGGAGCCTGCGCTGCCGGAGTGGGTGGGGGACGGGCCCACCCGGCGGGTGCCGCTCGGGACTGTCGTCGGGGCTCGGAGCGGGGACAAGGGCGGGGACGTGAATGTGGGGGTGTGGGTGCGGGGGGATGCGGAGTGGGGGTGGCTGGTGCATTCGCTGACCGTGGAGCGGTTCTGTGAGCTGCTGCCGGAGGTGGGCGGGTTGAAGGTTGTGCGGCATGTGCTGCCCAATCTGCGGGCCTTGAACTTTGTGGTGGAGGGGTTGTTGGGGGAGGGGGTCGCTTCGCAGGCGCGGTTCGATCCTCAGGGGAAGGGGATGGGGGAGTGGTTGCGGTCGCGGGTCGTTGAGGTGCCGGTTGCGCTGGTGGGGGCGGGGTGA
- a CDS encoding acyl-CoA carboxylase subunit beta, translating to MTTLPTTLDPTSPDYTSARAAMLTKLTELDAEHAKALAGGGEKYTTRHHDRGKLLARERIELLLDPDTPFLELSPLAAWGSEYAVGAAMVTGIGTVEGVECMITANDPTVRGGASNPWTLKKAFRAHEIALANRLPSISLVESGGADLPSQKEIFIPGGALFRDITRLSAAGIPTVAVVFGNSTAGGAYVPGMSDHVVMIKEQSKVFLGGPPLVKMATGEESDDESLGGAEMHARTSGLADYFALDEYDAVRQARRIVARLNHRKAHPAPDVIPAPPKHDQDELLGIVPSDLRTPFDPREVIARIVDASDFDEFKPLYGTSLVTGWAELHGYPVGILANAQGVLFSAESQKAAQFIQLANQRDIPLLFLHNTTGYMVGKEYEQGGIIKHGAMMINAVSNSRVPHLSVLLGASYGAGHYGMCGRAYDPRFLFAWPSAKSAVMGPQQLAGVLSIVARASAIAKGQPYDDEADAALRAMVEQQIESESLPMFLSGRLYDDGVIDPRDTRTVLGLCLSAIHTAPVEGARGGFGVFRM from the coding sequence ATGACCACCCTCCCCACCACCCTCGACCCCACCTCCCCCGACTACACCTCCGCCCGCGCCGCCATGCTCACCAAGCTCACCGAGCTCGACGCCGAGCACGCCAAAGCCCTCGCCGGCGGCGGCGAGAAATACACCACCCGCCACCACGACCGCGGCAAACTCCTCGCCCGCGAGCGCATCGAGCTCCTCCTCGACCCCGACACCCCCTTCCTCGAACTCTCCCCGCTCGCCGCCTGGGGCAGCGAGTACGCCGTCGGAGCCGCCATGGTCACCGGCATCGGTACCGTCGAAGGCGTCGAGTGCATGATCACCGCCAACGACCCCACCGTCCGCGGCGGCGCCTCCAACCCCTGGACCCTCAAAAAAGCCTTCCGGGCCCATGAGATCGCCCTCGCCAATCGCCTCCCCTCCATCAGCCTCGTCGAGTCCGGCGGCGCCGATCTCCCCTCCCAGAAGGAGATCTTCATCCCCGGCGGCGCTCTCTTCCGCGACATCACCCGGCTCTCCGCCGCCGGCATCCCCACCGTCGCCGTCGTCTTCGGCAACTCCACCGCCGGCGGCGCCTACGTCCCCGGCATGTCCGACCACGTCGTCATGATCAAGGAGCAGTCGAAGGTCTTCCTCGGCGGCCCGCCCCTCGTGAAGATGGCCACCGGCGAGGAGAGCGACGACGAGTCCCTCGGCGGTGCCGAGATGCACGCCCGTACCTCAGGGCTCGCCGACTACTTCGCCCTCGACGAGTACGACGCAGTCCGCCAGGCCCGCCGCATCGTCGCCCGCCTCAACCACCGCAAGGCGCACCCCGCTCCGGACGTCATACCCGCACCTCCCAAGCACGACCAGGACGAACTCCTCGGCATCGTCCCCTCCGACCTCCGCACCCCCTTCGACCCCCGCGAGGTCATCGCCCGTATCGTCGACGCCTCCGACTTCGACGAGTTCAAGCCCCTCTACGGCACCAGCCTCGTCACCGGCTGGGCCGAGCTCCACGGCTATCCCGTCGGCATCCTCGCCAACGCCCAGGGCGTCCTCTTCTCCGCCGAGTCGCAGAAGGCCGCCCAGTTCATCCAGCTCGCCAACCAGCGCGACATCCCCCTCCTCTTCCTCCACAACACCACCGGCTACATGGTCGGCAAGGAGTACGAGCAGGGCGGCATCATCAAACACGGCGCCATGATGATCAACGCCGTCTCCAACTCCCGCGTCCCGCACCTCTCCGTCCTCCTCGGCGCGTCCTACGGCGCCGGGCACTACGGCATGTGCGGCCGCGCCTACGACCCCCGCTTCCTCTTCGCCTGGCCCAGCGCCAAGTCCGCCGTCATGGGGCCCCAGCAACTCGCCGGAGTCCTCTCGATCGTCGCCCGCGCCTCCGCCATCGCCAAGGGGCAGCCCTACGACGACGAGGCCGACGCCGCCCTCCGCGCCATGGTCGAGCAGCAGATCGAGTCCGAGTCCCTCCCCATGTTCCTTTCCGGGCGGCTGTACGACGACGGAGTCATCGACCCCCGCGACACCCGCACCGTCCTCGGCCTGTGCCTGTCCGCCATCCACACCGCACCGGTCGAGGGCGCCCGCGGCGGCTTCGGCGTCTTCCGGATGTGA
- a CDS encoding acetyl/propionyl/methylcrotonyl-CoA carboxylase subunit alpha, which produces MINSLLIANRGEIACRIARTCRDLGITTVAVHSDPDADALHTRTADTAVRLPGATPADTYLRADLVVKAALAAGADAVHPGYGFLSENADFARAVTDAGLIWIGPPPAAIEAMASKTRAKQLMGIEPLTDVTADDLPVLVKAAAGGGGRGMRVVRELGRLKEELEAARAEAASAFGDGEVFVEPFIEGGRHVEVQIMADAYGTVWALGTRDCSLQRRHQKVIEEAPAPGLPDNLLDDLHALAVQAASATGYLGAGTVEFLVTSDGRAHFLEMNTRLQVEHPVTEAVFGLDLVALQIRIAEGHWLDDTPPAPHGHAVEARLYAEDPARAWTPQTGTLHRIAVPGDGIRLDTGFADGDTVSVHYDTMLAKVVAHAPTRAEAVRKLAAALERATLHGPVTNRDLLVRSLRHPEFVAGTPDTGFFDRHLHALTTPVPDPCAPLAAALADAGTSRSPHGGWRNLHSQPQTKRYRTEPDGTEHEVRYRHTRDGLTADGVRVIRATPTLVVLEVDGVQRPFTVTTHPGSDRVYVNATTLTPLSRFPDPASQQAPGSLLAPMPGTVVRTIDIAVGDHVTAGQPLLWLEAMKMEHKITAPASGTLTALHATPGLQVEVGTLLAVVQEAQEAQEEPKS; this is translated from the coding sequence GTGATCAACTCCCTGCTCATCGCCAACCGCGGCGAGATCGCCTGCCGTATCGCCCGCACCTGCCGCGACCTCGGCATCACCACCGTCGCCGTCCACTCCGACCCGGACGCCGACGCCCTCCACACCCGGACCGCCGACACCGCCGTACGGCTCCCGGGCGCCACCCCCGCCGACACCTATCTCCGCGCCGACCTCGTCGTGAAAGCCGCCCTCGCCGCCGGCGCGGACGCCGTCCACCCCGGCTACGGCTTCCTCTCCGAGAACGCCGACTTCGCCCGCGCCGTCACCGACGCCGGACTGATATGGATCGGGCCGCCACCCGCAGCCATCGAAGCCATGGCCTCCAAGACCCGCGCCAAGCAGCTCATGGGGATCGAACCCCTCACCGACGTCACCGCCGACGACCTGCCCGTCCTCGTCAAGGCCGCCGCCGGCGGCGGCGGGCGCGGCATGCGCGTCGTGCGGGAACTCGGGCGGCTGAAGGAGGAGTTGGAGGCCGCCCGTGCCGAAGCCGCTTCCGCCTTCGGCGACGGGGAAGTCTTTGTCGAGCCCTTCATCGAAGGCGGCCGTCACGTCGAAGTCCAGATCATGGCCGACGCGTACGGCACCGTCTGGGCGCTCGGCACCCGCGACTGCTCCCTCCAGCGCCGCCACCAGAAAGTTATCGAGGAGGCCCCCGCCCCCGGGCTCCCGGACAACCTTCTCGACGACCTCCACGCCCTGGCCGTACAGGCCGCCAGCGCCACCGGCTACCTCGGCGCGGGCACCGTCGAGTTCCTCGTCACCTCCGACGGTCGCGCCCATTTCCTGGAGATGAACACCCGCCTCCAGGTCGAACACCCCGTCACCGAGGCCGTGTTCGGCCTTGACCTCGTCGCCCTCCAGATCCGCATCGCCGAGGGCCACTGGCTCGACGACACCCCACCCGCCCCCCACGGTCACGCCGTCGAGGCCCGCCTCTACGCCGAGGACCCCGCCCGCGCCTGGACCCCCCAGACCGGCACCCTCCACCGCATCGCCGTACCTGGTGACGGCATCCGCCTGGACACCGGATTCGCCGACGGCGACACCGTCTCCGTCCACTACGACACCATGCTCGCCAAGGTCGTCGCCCACGCCCCGACCCGCGCCGAGGCCGTCCGCAAGCTCGCCGCCGCCCTGGAACGCGCCACGCTCCACGGGCCCGTCACCAACCGCGACCTGCTCGTACGCTCCCTGCGCCACCCGGAGTTCGTGGCAGGCACCCCCGACACCGGCTTCTTCGATCGTCACCTTCACGCGCTCACCACCCCCGTCCCCGATCCCTGCGCACCCCTCGCCGCCGCCCTCGCCGACGCCGGCACCAGCCGTTCCCCCCACGGCGGCTGGCGCAACCTGCACTCCCAGCCGCAGACCAAGCGCTACCGCACCGAGCCCGACGGCACCGAACACGAAGTCCGCTACCGCCACACCCGCGACGGACTCACCGCCGACGGTGTACGGGTCATACGCGCCACCCCCACCCTCGTCGTCCTCGAAGTCGACGGCGTCCAGCGCCCGTTCACCGTCACCACCCACCCCGGCAGCGACCGCGTCTACGTCAACGCCACCACCCTCACCCCCCTCTCCCGCTTCCCCGACCCCGCCTCCCAGCAGGCCCCCGGGTCCCTGCTCGCCCCCATGCCAGGAACCGTAGTACGCACCATTGACATCGCCGTCGGAGACCACGTCACCGCAGGTCAGCCGCTTCTCTGGCTGGAGGCCATGAAGATGGAGCACAAGATCACCGCCCCCGCCTCCGGCACCCTCACCGCGCTCCACGCCACCCCCGGCCTCCAGGTCGAGGTCGGCACCCTGCTCGCCGTCGTACAGGAAGCCCAGGAAGCACAGGAGGAACCGAAGTCATGA
- a CDS encoding acyl-CoA dehydrogenase family protein, with protein sequence MSTVLETPELTALRAAVSALGKRHAGSGTPRDYDRAGLWSEAAKLGYLGVNLPTEYGGGGGGIAELSLVLEELGAAGCPLLMMVVSPAICGTVIARFGTDDQKQQWLPGLADGTLTMAFGITEPDAGSNSHRITTTARRDPSTGDWLLTGRKVFISGVDIADATLIVGRTEDSRTGRLKPCLFIVPRDAPGFQRSQIDMELAAHEKQFELTLDDVRLPAEALVGDEDAGLLQLFAGLNPERIMTAAFAIGMGRYALTKAISYAQTRQVWKEPIGSHQAIAHPLAQAHIELELARLMMQKAAALYDAGDDLGAGEAANMAKYAAAEACVKAVDQSVHTLGGNGLTREYGLASLITAARVARIAPVSREMILNFISHQSLGLPKSY encoded by the coding sequence ATGAGCACCGTCCTCGAAACCCCCGAACTCACCGCCCTCCGCGCCGCCGTCTCCGCCCTCGGCAAGCGCCACGCCGGCTCCGGCACTCCCCGCGACTACGACCGCGCCGGCCTCTGGTCCGAAGCCGCCAAGCTCGGCTACCTCGGCGTCAACCTCCCCACCGAGTACGGCGGCGGAGGCGGTGGCATAGCCGAACTCTCCCTCGTCCTCGAAGAGTTGGGCGCCGCAGGCTGCCCCCTCCTCATGATGGTCGTGTCCCCCGCCATCTGCGGCACCGTCATCGCCCGCTTCGGCACCGACGACCAGAAGCAGCAGTGGCTCCCCGGCCTCGCCGACGGCACCCTCACCATGGCCTTCGGCATCACCGAACCCGACGCCGGCTCCAACTCCCACCGCATCACCACCACAGCCCGCCGCGACCCCTCAACAGGTGACTGGCTCCTCACCGGCCGCAAAGTCTTCATCTCCGGCGTCGACATCGCCGACGCCACCCTCATCGTCGGCCGCACCGAAGACTCCCGCACCGGCCGCCTCAAGCCCTGCCTCTTCATCGTCCCCCGCGACGCCCCCGGATTCCAGCGCTCCCAAATCGACATGGAACTCGCCGCCCACGAGAAGCAGTTCGAGCTCACCCTCGACGACGTACGCCTCCCCGCCGAAGCCCTCGTCGGCGACGAGGACGCCGGCCTCCTCCAGCTCTTCGCCGGACTCAACCCCGAGCGCATCATGACCGCCGCCTTCGCGATCGGCATGGGCCGCTACGCCCTCACCAAAGCCATCTCCTACGCACAGACCCGCCAAGTCTGGAAGGAGCCCATCGGCTCCCACCAGGCCATCGCCCATCCCCTCGCCCAGGCCCACATCGAGCTCGAACTCGCCCGCCTGATGATGCAGAAGGCCGCCGCCCTCTACGACGCGGGCGACGACCTCGGCGCCGGCGAAGCCGCCAACATGGCCAAGTACGCCGCCGCTGAAGCCTGCGTCAAAGCCGTCGACCAGTCCGTCCACACCCTCGGCGGCAACGGCCTCACCCGCGAGTACGGGCTCGCCTCCCTCATCACAGCCGCCCGTGTGGCCCGCATAGCCCCCGTCAGCCGCGAGATGATCCTCAACTTCATCTCCCACCAGTCCCTGGGTCTCCCCAAGTCGTACTGA
- a CDS encoding 4-coumarate--CoA ligase family protein codes for MVFRSEYADVPPVHAPIHEAVLGRAHEYGDTPALIDAATGITLTYAELDATHRRTAAALAEAGVRKGDVLALHSPNTIAYPVVFYAASRAGASVTTVHPLATAEEFAKQLADSSARWIVTISPLLEIARRAAELVGGIEEIFVCDRPEDLSSDGPVPDVLIDPANDIAALPYSSGTTGTPKGVMLTHTSIATNLEQMRPLAPMNPGDRILAVLPFFHIYGLTALMNAPLRCGATVVVLPRFDLEQFLATIERHRITGLYVAPPIVLALAKHPAVTQYDLSSLDYIVSAAAPLDSALAAACSQRLNLPPVRQAYGMTELSPGTHIVPLDAQNPPPGAVGKLVPSTEMRILSLDDPSKDAAPGEEGEVAIRGPQVMKGYLNRPSETADMIDADGWVHTGDVGRVDGDGWLFVVDRVKELIKYKGYQVAPAELEALLLTHPLIADAAVIGVYDDEGTELPKAYVVLQPGAHLTADDVMTYTAERVAPYKKIRRVEFIGGVPRAASGKILRRQLRDKA; via the coding sequence ATGGTGTTCCGCAGCGAGTACGCAGATGTCCCGCCCGTCCACGCGCCCATCCACGAGGCGGTCCTCGGCCGCGCCCACGAGTACGGCGACACCCCCGCCCTCATCGACGCCGCGACCGGCATCACCCTCACCTACGCCGAACTCGACGCCACCCACCGCCGCACCGCCGCAGCCCTCGCCGAGGCGGGCGTCCGCAAGGGCGACGTCCTGGCTCTGCACAGCCCCAACACCATCGCCTACCCCGTCGTCTTCTACGCCGCCTCCCGCGCCGGCGCCTCGGTCACCACGGTCCATCCCCTCGCCACGGCGGAGGAGTTCGCGAAACAGCTCGCCGACTCCTCCGCCCGCTGGATCGTGACGATCTCGCCGCTCCTCGAAATAGCCCGCAGGGCAGCCGAGTTGGTCGGCGGCATCGAGGAGATCTTCGTCTGCGACCGCCCCGAGGACCTCTCCTCCGACGGCCCCGTCCCCGACGTCCTGATCGACCCGGCCAACGACATCGCCGCCCTCCCGTACTCCTCCGGCACCACGGGCACCCCCAAGGGCGTCATGCTCACCCACACCTCCATCGCCACCAACCTGGAGCAGATGCGCCCCCTCGCCCCCATGAACCCGGGCGACCGCATCCTCGCCGTCCTCCCCTTCTTCCACATCTACGGCCTCACCGCCCTCATGAACGCGCCCCTCCGCTGCGGCGCGACCGTCGTCGTCCTCCCGCGCTTCGACCTGGAGCAGTTCCTCGCCACCATCGAGCGCCACCGCATCACCGGCCTCTACGTGGCGCCCCCGATCGTCCTCGCCCTCGCCAAGCACCCGGCCGTCACCCAGTACGACCTCTCCTCGCTCGACTACATCGTGAGCGCCGCAGCCCCCCTCGACTCGGCGCTCGCAGCGGCCTGTTCGCAGCGACTGAACCTCCCGCCGGTCCGCCAGGCGTACGGAATGACGGAACTGTCACCCGGCACGCACATCGTGCCGCTCGACGCGCAGAACCCGCCCCCCGGCGCCGTCGGCAAACTCGTCCCCTCCACCGAGATGCGCATCCTGTCCCTCGACGACCCGTCGAAGGACGCCGCCCCCGGCGAGGAGGGCGAGGTCGCGATCCGCGGCCCCCAGGTCATGAAGGGCTACCTCAACCGGCCCTCCGAGACCGCCGACATGATCGACGCCGACGGGTGGGTCCACACGGGCGACGTCGGCCGCGTCGACGGCGACGGCTGGCTGTTCGTCGTCGACCGCGTCAAGGAACTCATCAAGTACAAGGGCTACCAAGTCGCCCCCGCCGAACTCGAAGCGCTCCTCCTCACCCACCCCCTGATCGCGGACGCGGCGGTCATCGGCGTGTACGACGACGAGGGCACCGAGCTCCCCAAGGCGTACGTCGTCCTCCAGCCCGGCGCGCACCTCACCGCCGACGACGTGATGACGTACACGGCCGAACGCGTCGCCCCGTACAAGAAGATCCGCCGCGTCGAGTTCATCGGGGGCGTCCCGCGCGCCGCCTCCGGCAAGATCCTCCGCCGCCAACTCAGGGACAAGGCATGA